The nucleotide sequence ATAAACCCAGGTGCTCTCCTTCTGGACAACTGTGTTACTGTTGGTCTTGAACTAAATCAGTGCGGAATATCTCGAGCAATCAACTCTGGGGTATATTCGATAAAGCTGACGAACTGACGGCTGGTGATTCAGTTGGCACTCACATATAATGCACTTATTGAAAAAGCCAAGACTTTGACGTTACTCTGACAATGCGCTGATTCAATGTGCAACCAAGCTTCCTTTTCAAGTGCACATCTGGCGCAGGCTGTCAGTCGCGACTCGCAAGATCCCACGTCGTCATGGTTCCATCCGTACACGAACCTACGGGCGTCGGGCTCTTGCGTTTTCAGATCGAAAAAGCGCCGATGACATGCATGTTTGTCGCCGTTCAAGACTGCCAGGGAGTCAGGGACAGACCGCTCCGCGGCTGCGCATTTGGACGGCTACTTTACGCCCAAGCACGGCGGTGATATGCCTCCTCTGGAGCATTCCGAATTGGGAGCCGGGCCAGTGCTACGCCGGTCCGTCATAAACAAGCATCTGTTCTCACCCAAGAAGCTAATATATTTCATTTACGGCTTGTTTAGTACCGCATCAACAACGATTTGCTGGCGGAGGGGCACAGGTTTACCTTTGCAAGACGCCTGGACACCACCAAGTTCGCTGTGGAGGCGCTTCTCGGACACGAGCAGCGCGACCGTCAAGATGTGTGTAGGGGGACTTTGGGCTGCGACGAGGTTTCTGCCATTGTTAGCAATTTTCAGTAGGGATGTCAGGAACCGTCGGGCAAACCACGATCGCAGGCGTCAGCTGGGTGTGTTCCGCTCTGATGCACTGGAAATAGCAAGCCTTGCAAGACTGGGAAAGCTCAATATCAaaccaaagctcttgagagGATGCATCGCCGAGAGACAAGCCAACCTTGGCTGAGCTGCTCGCGAGAGTCAGATGGACCGCAGGCTTCTTTGCCATAGAGCCCACTATATAATGATGACTGCTTTAATTTTAAAGATGCAGAAAATAGATTAATCGATCAACAGGAACTTACCAACAGATGGGATGAACTTAATGCGCAGACTTTCCTTGCTATTTAGCACCTTGCTAATAATAGCCTTATAGGACATACAGCTTGCCGATATAGCCAAGATACTTGTCTCCATGTCGTCCTCGGGCTACAAGATCGTCAAGGCCCGAGAAGCCGACGGCGTTGACATCCTTATTCCaccaggtttttttttcgctttctttttttgttctctctATCGGGGCAAACCATCCATTTATCACCTAATTCGAGTGCTATTTCATGTCACGTAGACGTCGTCTCCACCTGATTTTATCGCCCGATAACGTGCATCCCAATCGACAACCCAGGATCATAGGGCTGCCCTATCTGCAATATTAACAATGTCGTATTTTGTTGCATTATCTGGGGGCTGTTTGTTTCATAAATTCAACATGTTGCCCGAAAAGGAAACGCTTCCCCCTTCACGAATAGAATGTGGAGCCCGTATATTCTTAGGGGTCCCAAGGGCTGCTGTTGGTTGTAACATGGCAGTCGCTGGTGCCAAGCTTTATGGACATACGGAAGGCATTAATTCGGGTCCAAGAATCGGATTTCGGCCCCCAAAAAGATGGTAAAGATTGTCGGCGATGATCGGCCTTTTATAGTACGCAGTACATGGGCACAcctattttttttgtgtttctGTTCTCCCATCCAGTACAACTCAAGCTGCGCAAGTCATTCGTTTAATTGCCAAAACATGCCGACTCGGCAGCAATGTTTCTTGGTGGTACTGCCAGTCAAGGAACATGGGTAATCGAGATACCACTTGAGATTGGATGTCATGCATAATTAGAGCTGCAGAGTTTAAATTTTCAAGTATAACCCGAATGACATCTCCGCAATGGCGATTTCCACTTGTCAGAAGAAAAGCCGAAGACGCAAACTCTAACCCCCTGGGCAGAGAGCAGCACGCTGGGATTTTGGTATTTTGGGCATTAGAGCGGCTGCTCCTGGGTCGACGGGATGATCTATTCGTGTGAATGAGCTGCGTTCGTTCGTTCTGTTACAGCACAACACTCGGGCCAAGAAAGCGCCAGCCGCACCCTTGGCGGGCGAAGCGGGCTCCTAGGACTCGCTTGGTTTCGTTGGCTTGTAGCAAACGGTGGAGCCCCTTCAGTTACCACCATAACCATACCCCAAGTAGCAGTGCGCGTACAGGGAGGTGTACTGTACCTGTCATGGCGAGTCATTGATGCTTACCATGTGTTCTAAAATCCAAACCGGTCAAAAAGTCGATGCGGAAGTCGTGGCGAGAAATGCTACTGTACTATGGTCGGCACAAAAGTCCCGTCATATCGTAGTATCCTGAGCTCCCAAAGCAAAGCTTGCACTGGCATCCACAGATCTAGCTAGCGTGTTGATCATGCAACGCCTACCGTGGTAGATCTCAACGGCCGTCGACTCCGCTGCTGCGCATCAGCGGAGTTTGTGCAGCCCCAACAGGTGCGACGATTGAAATTAGCGATATAATCTTTTTATCAAGAGCTCCGCCGGCATTGAGAACAAACACGTGCCGAGTTTTCAATAAGAAATTGCAAATTGCAATCATAAGGGTACCCCAAATATACTCCATGTGCATGGGCCACCCTCTAATACCTTGATAGCAAACATAGCAAGTATACACGCCGGGTGGATCGTACCGGCCTTGGCACGGACCAACAGGCGGAAAATCGGCATCGGGTGATAGTGCACCTGCGAGGGTTTGCTGACTTGGTAAGCAGGCAGTTAGTTTATGGCAGGGGCGGGTTTGCTTGCAACAAGTCGTTATTCGGCTCGTGCTAATAAGATCGGCCAAAAAGCGCACGGTTCAGGAGGCGCATAATGAAGGATCTGGGGCCGCTTCATGCAAACACTGGGGACTTGGTCCATCACGAGCTCCACAAGTCTAAATGTGTACTTCGTCCAAAGTATGTCTGGTCATTCTGATCCACTCCCGCTTGGTGGTTCAGGAACAGCAACATGCGATGATCTAAGGTCCATATTCATAAGGCTATTTTAAAAGCCGAAAAGTGGTGATGCTCAACGAGGGGGGAGCATGGGTTTTTGCACACAGCTGCCAATTGAAGATCTTCCTAGGGCTCGGCTAAGTGGTATAAACTTCGGACTCCTCTCCATTCCTCCCCATTGCGAATGGATCCAGCCGCCAAGCTGTGTTGCATCTTTACGGACTGCCCCATCTCGTCTAATCGCCACCGGCAAAATACCCTCAAGATTGGGAAACTCCAGACATCCGAATAGCTTCACGCCGTTATCTCGACTTGTATAAGAACAGAGCCCAGATACGATACGATAATCTaattttttatcttttctcCATCCAGCTTTCGGACACAACATCACAACGCAtcattttttcttctcacttcagcttcttttctcttctttttttctgcaacTTCTTTCGACTcgccttttcttttcgacCAATCTTCACTCTTCAACCaaatcttcttcttttcaaaTCCATCAATATGCAGTTCTCCGTCGCCACCATCTTCACCACGGTcctggccgccgcctcggccgcctctgccctcgcCATCCAGCCTGCGCACCTCGAGACCCGGGGACCCATCGTCACCATCGTGGAGGAGCCCGCTGTCGACAGGCGCGGCGCGGCTGCTTCCGTCGCCAGTGCCGCCGGCACCGAGGCGGCCAAGCAGGCGGCCAAGATGGCGGTGCAGGCCGTCGCGGATCTCATCAGCAACATCATGAAGTGGAACAGCGCCCGCCAGACCTTCACCAAGGAGACGGTCAAGCAGATGATGGACAACAACAAGGACCCGACCATTGTGGCGGCCGCCTGCTACAACAAGGGCTACAGGCTCCAGAACGAGCAGAACATCGACGGCAAGACCAGCGTCAACTTCAAGCTCGGCGCCCTCCACACCAACTACGACTGCATGTACCTCAGGGCCCCCAACGCCTTCTGGACCGACAGCGACGGTGGCTACCAGAACGTGAGTGACCTTTTGCCTGATGTCCTGAAATCCCAAAACAATCCAGTTACTGACAGACCATTTGTTGCAACAGCTTGCCTACCGCTACACCAAGGCTTGCAGCTTCGACTCCGAAACCGGCGACCTCACCTGCAACTAAACCCTCACATCTCACCTGCAACTAAACCCCCCACCTCACTTGCAACTAAATTCTCATACCAGCCAATGTTTTGtcgatcttttcttttgttttctctcctTTGTCACAGCGAGCCATGATCCTTTTCTTTCGAAATGATTGATACCACGACACATTTTCCTTTGTCCGGCTCTTGCATCTTGATGGgttggctttttcttttgggcgTTTGCATGGTACCCCGGGAAAGGGTCGTCCATTTCTTTCCgcctttttccttctttttcttttttcttttttctgggGACGGGATTCCATTTGAGAGCGGTTTCAGGGACACTCTGCTTGGCAGTTttgaccctttttttttcctacttctcttctcttctttgGCATGTGGCTGGAGTTGGGCTTTGGCTCTACCCTAGCAAAattccccccctttttttatcTTCTCTTTTCATACTCTGAGCCAACAGCTGAATTCAACTGTTATGAAAAATTTCTGCAATGTGCATCTGACAAAGACGTGATTTTGACTGTCCCAGCCCCGATCAGTGGCATGTATAAGTAATCTCCAGACCCTGTGCACGTCTGTGGGGCAGCCAGGTCCGGATCACACCGAAGCACGAGCGTTTGTCTTGCAATTCGCGGATATGAAATACATAGTCTTAGATATCTAGGTGGTAAGCAAAAACACCAGGCATCTTACACAGGCTCATTTTCATGGACTGCTATGAAAATCTTTCGCATCAGTTTCAGGGTGGTGCGAGAAGGGCCATTGTAGCAAGAGCGCATGATAAGGGATTGGGTGCCATCAGAAGCCCACTTGTATGTATACCAAGGTTGGAATTCGGCTATGTACCCAGCGAGCAATACAAAGACTTTGTTGTATGCACAGGGCTTTGCTTTTATGCTGGAGTCGCTCTGCTCAACCTTTCCCAGTGAAGATCAGCATGGGATTAGCCCATGGAATCTCAGCGGAACTTGCCGTCCTTCTGTTGCTTAGCCGCATGAATAGTCGCGATACATAACAATAAACGCCAGGATCGAGGATTAACGGATCATCGGATGGGAATCTCAGATGGGTTGTCACTCCAAATCGTAGGATCGGCTGCCAGCCCGATCCTCCAACCCGGCCCAACTCTCGGTTGTCAGGTCAGGTGTCACGAAGTGAGGCTTTTCGCCATCATAGTGGTAGATTCGGTGTGCCCACCAGTAAAATCAGGGCCATCTGGTCTTGCCTGAGTCGCATGCAGTGGTGTGCTCTCCTTTGAGTTGTGTCGCAGAAGGAAACAGAAGTGCGTTTTATTAAAGAAGGTTGGACATTACGAGGATACCCAAAAGAGCTTGACTAAGGTTAGGCATGCTCGCACAAGCCCTTCTGCTATTGAAACCTGTATTAGCCCTGAAATAAGCTCGAGTGTTGAATTACTATATAGAGCTTGCGCACGAATTGCCTTGGCAGCTTTCGAAAGATGGGTAAAAGTCAGTACTGCAAAAGAATGACGACCAAGTCGTTGAAACTGCATGTTTGCAGCAAGTAAGAAATTTTCCAACATTACAGCAAGTAAAGCCGCAATGTTCTATATCCAGAATTCCTGTTTTCCAGCTTTTTCCAGCTTTTTCCAGCTTCACCCTTCGGTGCTATTACTGCTGTGGGTCCAGTCAAGTTTTCCATTTGTTGGTCGAACAGAATATATATTGCCGTTTATCTAGTTATCAGGTTTCTGTCTCTCTTTTTGAATTATACAACCACATCATTCCCTTGAAACTTATTTCTTCAATACCAGTTATGTTTTAAATCTTTTGATCAACTCTTCTCATTTTGGAGCTTTActtctttgtcttttggAATATGCTCATCTCCACAGCTTTCCAAATTGCTATTCTGTTCGGCATCGGTACCAATGCGTTAGCTATCCCGAACGATTGTACCAGGAGGGTTTCCGTTTCCAAAACCTCTCTTGACCGCAGCACTCCGCGTTTAGTTCCCCGCAAACACTGGGATGATGAAGAGCTGAGACAATGCACTTGCGGCTTCACAACGTATTCAAGTTATGAATATCGCAAACacgatgttacgaccaggattGGTACCGACACGATTGGGCAAGAATGAGAGAGGTGTCGGGAACCCAAGCCAGAACTAACCAAGAAAGCACGAACCAAGGACAGAGAAAGGGAGCACGAGGTCACGTGGTGATAAGATaagaaaccctaacccgatcACCAGAACAGGAGTGACCACGATCATTGCCAAGGAAGTGATCAGCCCAACCGTGATCACCACAGagtgatcatgatcactTACACAAAAGTGATCACCcttggaacatagtctatataaggcacgttcattaccatgtagatagattcgattctaggattgcttagcagcaatcaaactctagttaacctcaagacttacttgagaacgatcataacttcacccccagtcattgagaaccccagttacccagtcagacgctcagttgcttcaacccactgtactttaccataagaacaggttaccccgataccttgatcgtaacatttcCCTTACGTGTACATAGAGATTTGGAGGCTGCCGTTGTGACATGAATCGGTGCGGATCTATTACCGGTGTCCAAAAGACTTTTTACACGTAATGCGACTGTTCACGTTATTCATACATAGGCTATCGTCCCTGTAAAGGTAGTATATTCTCACGTTGGAGGAGTTGGCCGTTCTAAATTTAGTCCTCAGTAAAAACTTAATCAAAGGTGAAGTATGCAGAGTGACGGAGACACCGATAAGACCAAGCTCTTTTGTCCTACTTCTTTTCTCAAGTTTCGAAAAGGTTAACATCAATCACTATGAAAATAAATCCATATATAACAGGGTCTCTTCATCGCAGGTAGAGGTTGGCTTTCCTTTTCAAAGCCGCTCaaatttactttttttgggctgctatctttcttcttcttctctgttTCTTTCTATCGGTCACACCTTGTGGTGATCTTCTTTGGCCCTTTTGGCCATCGAATCAAGCTTTTCAACATGCGGACCTCAACCTTTGTAcaagttcttctttttgccatCAGCACCATGGCGCTCCCTACCCCGGATAATGTCGGTGCCGTCGCGAACGCTCCCGAAACCTCCCTTGACAACAGTACTTCACGTTTGGCTGCGCGCGACCCGGGGTACGATTGCCCAAGCCCCGATCACAGCGACGATgacagcgacgacgacgacgaggatcgCTATCGTGTCTATGATCCAGATGATCCATCAACACATAGAATCGAGGACGTTGACTGAGGCGACCGAAAGCGGCACGTTTGGAAATATTTATGGTGTGAGAAAATCGCGCTCTGGCTGCGATCGTATTacaccaaaagaaaaaagacaaagaaaggATTTATAGGGACTAGAAGTTGACTAGGtagttacctaccttatgTAGTCAAGTCAAGATTTATACCGGTCGTTGAACACCAAATTAAGAGACATGTGAACGGGAAGTCTGGGGCACTACCTTGGGGTGAACAAGACCCGTGGCTCCCTATTTTCTGTTTTCCAGTTGTCCACACCGGTCTGTAAGCCGTGTTGCCGCCCCAGACGAAAGCCTCTGTTAAACAATACCGTCACCAATTCACTGCTGTTTTCCCCGGTATCTCCTCTGCAGCGTGAACCTGCAACCCCAAGCACCTATCACCCGTGCGCCTGTCATCTTGTGGCGCAGTCTAGCAGTTGTCAGATTCGTTACAGGCTAATGCGGCCTCTATTAGGAGCCAGCCAATCACAGGAACCAGACAAAAGCCCGTAGTTGGGCGACAGCCACACCATTCAGCCAGCTCGCTGTCGCACTACCTCAAACCCGCGGGACGCATGAATTTACTTACTCCCACGGCCATCCGCGTCACCCCCCGTCATCCTGCGACCGACAGCGGGTTTTAAGACCCCGCCGCGACGAGCATAAGTCCGTCAAACGGTTTTGCACTAACCTTTTTCGGCCCAAGCTTCATAAATGCGAATAAGCCTTGCATATTTACTGGTAGACAAAACGGGCGATATTTCGCCCGCGGGTTTGGCTTCTGAGGTTGATGTCGTGGTATATAAAGGCAACAGATTGGCAACCCTGGCAAGAACAAAATGGAGGAAACAATCCAGCAAGCAAACAAATACATTGCAAACGCAATTAATAGCTTCGAAATCCAGCCTCCAAGACAATTGTCTTGTTGTTTCCCTAGTAAAGAAAACAGCAACACGCACGATCAAACCCACCTAGAATCGCAAATATGACCTTCTGCGGCGTCAAATTCGACCCTgagcaagacatgccggatcTCCGGGGCAAGGTCATCCTCGTGACGGGCGGCAACAcaggcctcggcctcgagagCATCCGCCAGCTTGCGCAGCACAACCCGGCGCACATCTACATGGGGGCGCGGTCGCGGGCCAAGGCGGAGGAGGCGATCGAATCCATCCGggcgtcgacgccggcggcggcctcgacgCCCATCACGCACCTGGAGCTGGACCTGGCCTCGTTTGCGAGCATCAAGTCGGCAGCGCGCACCTTGCTCGCGGCGTCCGACCGCCTCGACGTCCTCATCAACAACGCCGGCATCATGAACGTGCCCGAGGGCCTGACCGCCGACGGCTACGAGGTCCAGTTCGGCACCAACCACGTCGGCCCGGCGCTCTTGACGCAGCTGCTGCTCCCCCGCCTCAAGCGCACGGCCGCCCTGCCCGGCAGCGGCGACGTCCGCGTCGTCTTCTTGTCCTCGGCGCTGGAGCGGTCCGCCGAGAGCGGCCTCTTGAGCACCCCCGACAAGCTCAAGACCACCATGCCCGAGACGGGCACGCAGTCGCGCTACGCCAACAGCAAGCTCGCCAACATACACTACGCCTGGGCGCTGGCCGAGCAGAACCCGGACCTCAAGGTCGTCTCGGTGCACCCGGGAGTGGTGCAGACCGGTCTCTTGAGCACGTGGAAGGACGGTTTCAACCCCATCGTCAAGGGCGCCATCAACCTGGCCGGGCGGGCCTTGATGACCACCATCGAGAAGGGAGCGTACAACCAGCTCTGGGCCGCGACGGCCGCCGAGGGGGTTGAGACTGGCACCTTTTATTGGCCGGTGGGCGTCAAGGGGAAGGGGACAAAGGCCAGCAAGGATGTCAAGCAGAGGGATGCATTGTGGGCGTGGACGCAGAAGGAGTTGAATGGGCATCTCTTTGTCTGACGAGCTTTGCAGCCCTGAACTCAAGGGAGGGGCTGCTTGAGGGTGAAGACTGGCGCACAGCACAGCATTTGGGATTTCCAACTTTTTGTATTTCGTCATCTCCATAGATCATTTTAGCGCTTAGAGACCTTCCTAGATATGTTACTAATGAACGCACCATCAAACGATGTTTACTTTGCGTGCTTGAAACTATGCTCAAAAGTCCACAGCACTACTTGCACGAAGAAGACTTGTGGGAATAGAGCACCGCTTGGCGATGATCGTATGAGGCGTCATCAACGCGCCGATGTGGCTAGAGATGGACAACTAACTGGTGACAGGCATTTTGCTAAAGTTTTACGGTTGCTGATGCTGGGAAAGAAGGAAGTGAAAAGAGACCAAAGTATGACATGAGGTTGCCCTGTTGCAGCGTGGACTAGATGTGTCGTGTCGAGCTataggtaggcaaggtaggtagttacGAAGGTAATCCCTTTTTCCGCCTCCTTGGGCGCCTTGCGTTTAGCGGATCTCTTGGCCATCGTCAATCCCTCCCCCCCTTTATTTCCCCACAGAGCAGATCCTCTCTTGTTCTGGCAAAAAGCACGGGTCTCATTCCGGAAAGCAGCACGGGGGGTGGAGAGCGGAGCGCATTGCGCAATTCCCCATAGCGAGATCAGTATAAGGTCGCACTGGATACCTTTCCTCATGATGGTGGATGCAATGCAATGTTTGTGCGCCCGCGCCCCTTGTCGGGCGTGTACCAACATTGCGCAGCAGTACAGCCTTCTTCAGGTCGTGCCCGTTATGGGGCGATGCTCGCCTATTCTGCGTGAAAAGGAAGGAGATGAAAAACTCGCCGAGCTTGGTGTTCTCTTTCGGTAGTTTGCCCCTTCTTCGTAAGCGAGTCTGGCATGAATGAGTCGCGGCTCTCCCGAGCATCCGAACAAAGCGTTATGGCCCCCAAATTTGCGGCTCGTTCGTGATCGGGCTTGTACGGTTAAATCCATGGGTGACATTTGCAAACATGGCGCAAGAAATGAGTAGTAAGTGCGGTCGATACTCCTATTCTGGTTCCGAGTGCACCTAGAGCCAGAAGTATCTTGGCGATGCGAGGTTTCAAGAAATATTGGTTGTGCATCATGCgtgggtacctacctcggGCAATGTGTGAACGCCCCGCCATATTTCCCCGAACGAGCCGCTGAACCCCTATGTTCGGGAAGGCCGAGTCAATCTCGGAGGCTCCACTACGGCCACACCCAATCAAGCAGAACAGCAGTCCCGAATCCTGTTACTCTCGTGATGTACGTCATGAAGCCTCAGCAATGTGAAAGTTGTATAAGAAGGCATCGACGCTCTCGAAGAAGCTTCAGTTATTTTTTTCCATCCTCTTCACCACCGTCACAATCCAACTACAGCACACTCACTCTCTACAACCAAACTTTCAACTACATACACTCTTTACCAGCTTTtcagccaccaccacccaccTCTTTTTTCAAAATGCACTTCTCCAAGATCTCCGTTGCCGCCATCTCCATGGCCCTCTTATCcctggcctcggccgcccCCGCCACCCAGGCGGCTCCCATCGAGGCCCGCTCCAACTGCTTCGGCGATGCCATCGCCGCCGGCAGCAGCTGTGCTGTCGACTGCTTCAAGCAGGGAGGCGACACCGGCGACGTAAGTTGCCTGATTATCTGATGACACGGGCACTCAAAAGCTAACAACAAAACTCCTTTTAACCCCCTTCTCAGTGCATCCTCGGTTGCAACACTAGCACTCTTAGCAAGCTTGCCGGCTGCCTGGTCTCTGGCAATTAAAAGTGCCGGCACACGACGATTTCATACAAAACTACATGACATGCATTACATAGCGGGGGGCAACAACATGGATGGGACGGGGTCAATGGGCATTTGTTCAAGGCGGATTTCTTTTCAAGCATATTGTACCACAACTGTCTTAGAGAATTGTAATTTTTCTTTTGAAAGCCAAGCTTTGCTTAGTGCAgtgagtagtagtagtagtagtagtagtagtattagttaacgccgggctcggcccggcttgttagccggccgttagcaacctcccgaggggtatctcggcgcgcgttctatcttctttatttacacagggggaaaacaaggagggcagaggcggatcgtgcctgaccgggttcgggcccggtcctgcttatgCTTAGTGCAGTGACTTGACCTTTCGTGTGACTTTTTGGGCTCATTCAGTGTTCAGTTCAGCTCACATGGCGAAGTTCCGACTATAAGTGTCCTATTGAAGCCTAAAATGGTTAAAGGTTATCATTTCTTGCAAGCCGTTTAAGCACTTTTATTTGGCATCGCACGTTTGTTCTCAAATTTCCCTAGTTTGCGAGCATTGGAGTCTCACGTTATACAACATCTTGGCTGTTGGTTTGGCTGGTTTATATTGTCGTTGTTCGGCGTCAGGAAATATTCAAACAGCGAATCACAATTAACTGGATGTTCTTATTCGGTATTTTCCAGTGGTGAGCAGTATTCAGAGGCAGTCATTTACCCTAGGCATCAATTTGGCCGTGCAAGTGAGAAGAGCATTCTAGGCTATTGGCAACAGTTGGATCAGTACTTTTGAACAATATTATTATTCCACAGAACAAATACCTGCAACTCCATTTGGGGTATGACAAAAAGTCCACGATCCCTTCTTCACAATGCAGATCAAATATCCCTCTCCCAAGCAGCTCTTCTCCGGCATAACAAACCACAACACAAAACACAGCCACTCTCTTGGCTTCGCAGCCACCCACTAACAGTATGCTCTAACCACCGCTTTCACCATCCTCTTCCTCCCGCCGCCGACACCAACGCCACCGTCCCCGTCCTAACCATTACCCCTCTGGGCGACGACGTTCCGGCAACTACAACGCGACCGACGCCTAAAACACTATCAACATCCCAGACTGCTGCTAGGGCAGCCACGACATCCAGCGCATCGACATCAACCACCTCAAGGACTGGCTGCAGAGCAACAACCCGGAGGCGAGGATTCTCTTCACCCACAGGATCCCGAGCTCTTGGAGCCTCTGAACCGCCTGCATCACCCTCAACAACGACTGGTAGCTTCTGGACAGCTTGTTCATGCGGTGGGAGTTTGGCTGGGCCCTCGGTAAGTTTTGTTttgcttcttgttcttctttgcGCCCGCCTGGTCTTTTCTAGTTTGAGTTCAGTAATCAGTTTCGAGTTTGAAAGATCAAGATGGAAATGCTGACACCATCGTTATTAGCAGAGCTGGTCATGCTACTGCCTCTCATGACTACAGCTTAAGCAAGTTTTGAAGCTGAAGGTCTGCCTTCAGGAGAGCATGATGTTGtgcgatgtttttttttcttcttctcggctGTGGTTATGAGGTTGTGTCGTGGCCTcttattcttttcttttattccatTTTACCCTATGATGGTGTCCATTCCTTGCTTGGTTCTATTTACTTGTCGTACTCTTTATGAGCTCGTTACCTGATGTACCCCTGAGCTCATTTCTGTAAGTGTGATATTGGGCCACGTGTTTACCTAGGAAAACCTTGCTCACTCAATTCCAACCGTCACTCATAATCTCCACTAGACTTGAATCCACTAAAAAGTCACCATGGTGTTGGACCTCTGCAGCAATGAAACCCAACGGCTTCCGCAATCGGACCTTCCCCACGTTCACTAGACTGCAGACCGGCGTTTCTTCCGTGCGCAACGTCCGCCCGATTTACCTCGGCAAGTTATAGAGCGTCATCATCAAACTTATCAGACTCCGTTGTGTTGATCCCATTCCGGACAAATCTCATCTCGTTCCACATTTGCATTAAGAGCAAGAGCGTTTGTGCTGCCATCCCAACCCCAAATAAGCTCCTGAAAATC is from Pyricularia oryzae 70-15 chromosome 2, whole genome shotgun sequence and encodes:
- a CDS encoding dehydrogenase/reductase SDR family member 13 → MTFCGVKFDPEQDMPDLRGKVILVTGGNTGLGLESIRQLAQHNPAHIYMGARSRAKAEEAIESIRASTPAAASTPITHLELDLASFASIKSAARTLLAASDRLDVLINNAGIMNVPEGLTADGYEVQFGTNHVGPALLTQLLLPRLKRTAALPGSGDVRVVFLSSALERSAESGLLSTPDKLKTTMPETGTQSRYANSKLANIHYAWALAEQNPDLKVVSVHPGVVQTGLLSTWKDGFNPIVKGAINLAGRALMTTIEKGAYNQLWAATAAEGVETGTFYWPVGVKGKGTKASKDVKQRDALWAWTQKELNGHLFV